CTGCTTGTATATGACATCTCGATCAGATTTGCCCACGTAGACGGTACTTGTAGTAATAGGCTCAAAACGAGCGGGTACATCTCCCCATGCACGAACAAGATCAGCATATATAATTGCACGAAGAGTAAGAGCTTCTCCTAATATTTGCCCCAATTCAGTACCTGGTTCTGGTTTTCCGTACTTGCGTAAACCGCTTATACACATATTAGCGCGCTCAATTCCCTCGTACATTTTTGCCCAAGCATTGTTGGCCGTGTTCATTTGGTCGTTTGTTGGGGTTAGAGTGTAGTTGGCAAGTTGAGCCTGACCGGTAGTCTTTTCAGAACTATTGTACCATTCAACATCTGAATTTAGCCCATACCATGGTAGAAAACGTCCGCGATAGGAGTTGGTTTCACCGAAAGATTGATGAATCCCCATTACTGCCTTCATTGCAAGATCTGGAGTCGAAAATATGATCGATTCTTCTAAGGAGGATTTGGCTGGGGTGTCCAGATAATCCTCGCATGAAACCAAAAAGAGGGCAGCAATAAATCCAAGAATATATTTTAACTTCTTCATTACAGTCAATGTTAATTTGTTAGAAGGCTAAGTTTACTCCAAATACAACCTGACGGCTCTTTGGATATGCAGAGTAGTCAACCCCTGGTGTCAATGCTGTTTGACGACGAGTTGATGCTTCTGGATCAAAACCACTGTAGTTTGTTAAACAGAATACATTGTATGCTGTAACATAGAATCTAAGGCTGTTTATTTTAACTTTCTTAAGCATCAAACTGGGAAGGTTGTATCCAAGAGTTAGGGTGCTTAAACGGAGGAATGATCCATCCTCAACAGCCCAATCGCTAAAAATAAAACGACCGGTATATGGTGACCACATAGTTGTTTTAGTATTCATTTCTGCTAGCTTGGTAGGATCATTAACAAGATTACCATCCGTATCAACATTTGTCCATCGTTTACCATCTGCCATGTCATCAATCATGTTACGGTATTGGTACTTGCTAGTAGAGGTAAACTCTATTTTATTAGCATTGTATACGTCGTTACCATAGCTCCAGTTGAATACAGCAGACAGGTCAAACCCTTTGTAACGGGTGTTAACGGAGAATCCTCCTGTATGCTTTGGATTGGCATTTCCAATAGATGTGCGATCATTAATATCAACCTTACCGTTTCCATCCAAATCTTGCAGTTTCATAGAGCCTGGACGAATAGTACCCACAACACCACTTGCATCTGCAACTCCTTGTTTTAGTGTCCATATTTTCTTAACTGCATCATAATTTTCGAAATCACTTACTTCATAACGTCCTGCTGATTTATAGCCATACATTTCGCCAACAGAACCACCTGTGGCAATAATATAGTCTGCGCCAATATCCGTAGAAGCCCAACCTGATGCGGCAGTGAAGTCTTTCATCGTCTTGCCGAGATTTTCGATTTTATTGCGGTTAAATCCAATGTTGAAATTGAAATTCAATCCAAAATCCTTCTTGTCAAAGGCAATCCAGTTCATCGAGAATTCAACACCTTTATTTTGGGTTTCGCCCATATTACGATACTGAATATCATAACCAGTACCTGCAACTGGGAACGCGATTAGCAAATCCTTCGTAGTGTTCATGTAGAATTCGAAAGATCCTGTCAAACGAGATTTTAGAAATGCATAGTCGATACCAATATTACGCGTATAGGTAGTCTCCCATTTTAAGTCTGGATTCGCCATAGTTTTAGATGGTGCCCAGAAGTTTCCTGTCCCGTTAATCCACTCGGTATTGGTAGACACAAATACTTGATTAATTAAGCCAGAAGGAATATTGTTGTTACCTGCAGTGCCATAGCTGAAACGAATTTTCATGTCGTTCAACCAACTTTCGGTCCATTGCATAAAACTTTCATCAGAAATACGCCAAGCAGCTGCAGCTGATGGGAAGTATCCCCAACGATTTCCTTTCGCAAACTTTGACGAACCATCAGCACGGAACGTACCGGAAAGGATGTAGCGACCTTTATAGTTGTAGTTTGCTCTACCGAAGAATGAGGTCAAGTTATCATCGGGATTGTAGAAGTTATCGATTGATGAAGCTGCACCTGTTGATGTAAGCTTGAATGCTTGATCAGATGTAAATAGTTTAGGTAAGCCATGAACCGTATTGGTGAGTCGCTTCGAACTGGTATGAAGCATCTCCTGTCCTAATAGCAAATTTAAGCTATGATCGCTGCCAAGCCACGACTTGAAATCGTAGTTTATAGTATTGGTATTTCTGAAGCGATCGCTACCATTATTGGTAAGAATAGCTGCAGGTAACCCTTGGTTTGCACTTGCTGGTGCATTTTTTACGTAGTAAGTCGATCGACCGTAAAAGCGTTCCTCATTGGTGTTGTAAACATCTAAACCTACTTCAGACTTTGCTGTAAAGTTTTTAAAAACTTCCCAAGCAGCACTAGCGGAGGCGTTGTAGTTTACACGGCGTTGATTTCTATCATTATCCGCGATGGCAATATCGGGTCTGGTCAAATCGCCAAAGGTTTCCTCGTTGGTATCATCAGTTCCTCCCGAAATACCTAGTGGAACTGGCGTATAGATTACAGTGTGCTTTAATCGAGAATCTGCCGATGATGCCTCGTTTTGCTCATTAAGGCCACCACCATTAATTCGGGTATCCGAATAGCGGAAAGAGTAGTCTAGCGTAATCTTATTATTCGGTTTATGATTCAGCTTAAGGCTAAAGTTGTTACGATTGAAATCGGAGCCTATCATAATTGCCTTATCCTTTAGGTAGGAGTAACTGAAGGCATAGCTGAACTTATCGCTTCCGCCTGTAAGGCTAAGATTGTGGTTCATGGAGTATCCTGTACGCCCATAGACCTCGTCCTGCCAATCAGTCCCGGTCGTATTTTTGTATGAGGTAAGGTTACTATAATCGCCAAAATAATCCGTATAGGATGTTAAGTCATCCTTACTAAGTAGTGTCAGTTCATATTGCCACTTTGCATAGTCGTAGGGCTTAAGTACGTCTAGTGTTTTTGCAATTGACTTAACGCCATAGTAGGCGTTGTACGTAACAGACATTTTCCCTTCTTTACCTTTCTTGGTGGAAACAATGATTACCCCGTTTGCTCCACGGGCACCGTAGATTGCCGTTGAGGATGCATCTTTCAAAACATCGATGCTTTCGATATCCGATGGTGCAATATCGCTGATTCGGTCAACAGGGAACCCATCCACAATGTAGAGTGGGGAATTGTCTCCGGTGATAGAACCACCACCACGTACACGAATCTTCATTTCAGCATCTGGGGAACCTTCGGTTGAGGTAACCTGAACACCAGCTAGGCGTCCGCTCATTGCTTCGACTGCTGAGGCAACTGGCATTGACGCAATCGCATCCGACTTAACCGATGCCACAGATCCTGTGATATCGCGCTTCTTCTGAATGCCGTATCCAATAGCAACCACCTCTTCGAGCTGTACCGATGAGGCTTTCATTACTATGGTCAGCTGTTTTTGCCCTTTTACGTGAACATCCTGATTCTGCATTCCTATAAAAGAGAATCGCAGAATGGCGGTGTTTAGGTCTTTCACCTTTATCTTAAAGGTGCCATCAATTGTTGTAGAGGTGCCGATGGCGGTACCCACTGCCTGTACGGATACGCCAGGTAGCAGTTCTCCTTTTTCATCCTTCACCACACCACTCACGTCTTGAGCCTGAGCCATTGCGCTCGAGATACCCCAGAGGGCGAGTAGGAGTAAGAGTTTCATCGAGATGTGTTTCATACTTGAAAAAAGTTTGTGTTAGGTTCATGCGCCATTAAATGGCCGCATGCTGATTAGTTGGTTAGTGTCATCCTCTTATCTTTTGAGGCGACTTTCATGGGCGCAATATAGGGCGACTATTGCTTAAAGATGATAGTTTCCCATCCCAATCATGGGGGTGAATTATCTCAAATTCAACATTTGTTAACTTTGGAATAATGCCACAACTAGTTGATGATGCGATGTATATTCGTTATGATTCTTGAATTAGTTAATAAATACCTTGTTTTCTGTTGCTTTTCAACCGCAGCAAAGAGTGGCATTCAGCAAAGCACCCTTGCGATGAAATCGGCTAAGGCAAAAAGGCAGATGATGGCGGTCGTCAGTATAAAAAAAGATCGAACGTAAATCCGCTTTGAACTAATCCCGATACCTTCCGCGCGTGAGCGCCTAGCGGAAGGCATGCTTACAGGATGGCAGACTAAAAAAAAGGAGAATGCTAGGTCTTCAGTCTAGTATCTGCTGGCAGTCCCGCTTTAGCTGCAAATGCTCGGGATTCTAGCCAATGTGCAAGTTGGCTTGCTGCCATTCAACGGCTGCTAGAAACCTCTGTTTACTTCCTCCTCCGGTTAAATTTTTGCAAGAAAAATGCCTGTCAATAATGGATAACAGGGGATCTTGCGATGAGAAAGGGAGAAAGCGAGTTCAGATCGCTAAAATACCTGATAAGTGGATTTGACTTCATGTCGTGAGTAACAACCTCGGAATTATTTGCTATAGAAAAAGGCTCGTCTTTTATAAAAAATGAACTATTCCGTAAAGAAAATGGACTATTTGATAAAGAAAATGCGTCATTCCAGAAAGAAAATGGTCTATTCTAGAAAGAAAATGGATCATTCCGTAAAGAAAATGAGTTATTCCAGAAAGAAAATAGACCATTCCGCAAAGGAAATGAACTATTCCAGAAAGAAAATGAATCATTGTGTAAAGAAAATAGCCTAGATGTTGACCTAATATTGAGGTGTATTAGTGGGAATTGCATCTTTTTTGCTGTTTTTTTTCCTATGCAAAAAAGGGCTGCCTACAAGCATAGGCAGCCCCCAACCTAACCACATCTGCTAATTGCCGTACCCAGGATTCTGCCAGAATCCGTTAGGATCTGAGCCCTGTGTACGGTTGGTAACCGCATCCATTTGCGTTTGAGGGATTGGCCTCAAAAGGTGGATGGCCTTTATGTTATTTTTTGCCGAACCATTGTACTTGGTAACCCTTTCTATGAGCTTCCCAGTACGCTTAAGGTCGAACCAGCGCTGCTGCTCGCCGCAGAGCTCGCGGGCACGCTCGTCGAGGATAATGTTGATGTCTTTTGCCGCTAATTGTGCCTCTTCAGCTGCCGATAGCGTGTTGTTTTTGCCCGCAATGGCGCGTGCGTTGCGCAAATCGTTGAGTCTGCTTTTTGCCAAGTTGGGTTGGTTGGCCATCATGTACCCTTCGGCTGCGATGAGGTACATTTCTGCCAAGCGGAAGACAAACGCATCGCGCTCGCATAAGTCGCTAATTACGGAAGAGGTGTAATCGTCGAATTTCTTTAGCTGGATGTACATGCGGTTTCCCTTATAGTTCTCGTTGCCAGCGGTACCCGTTGCAATAGTAGGTAAGGTTCCTTCAGCATCTTGGTATAGGGGATATACCTTGGAATTGCTCACATCGGTGCGAGAGAAAAGAACGTATCGTCCTGCGGCACGAGCGATTTGTGCTGGGGTTGCCGCTTTTTTAGCTAGGAAGATGGCGGTATCGCGCATGTTTGCAAAGCCAGATGGGGGGGCAATGCCAGCGTTAAAGGCGGCCTGTAGCGAAGGTGCTACTAGGTAGGCATCCCTAAACGAAGCCTGGTAGCGCTGGTCGGTTTCGTCGTTGAATAGATCCAGAAGATATCCTGACGGAACATAGCGTGTAAAGCCTTTACTGTAGGATTGGTAGCTGGTGCCTAGATCGTACGTCTTTCCAGAGTAGGAAAGTTTTTTGTTGGTTTCGGTATCTGTACGCTTTAACACTCCAGCTGTTGCGGGAACTACATTCCATACTCCAACGAACATCAGATGCGAGGCATTGCCGCCAATTGTGTTTGCTGCATTACGAATCATCATTGCCGACCAGTTCATTTGCTTCCCTTGCGGATCTAACTTTAACCTCTTAGGCATGATGCTGTTCTCCAATATGCTTGAATAATCGATATACCAAACGACCTCCTTGTTGGATATCCCATTTTGATTGGCCCCAGACCAGCAGTCGGCATACTTCGAGTAAAATGAGCATCCGCTTGCAGTAATAACCTCATCTGCTGTAGCTGCAGCATCGGCATATGCTTGGCTATCGTTAAACTTGCTAGCTTTGTAGAGGAGCAAGCGTGCCTTTAATGCTTTTGCAGCCCATAGGTTTATGCGCCCTGTTTTTGCTGTCTTATTGGCTAACTTGGCAATAGCATCGTTAACATCTTCGAGCATGAAGGCATATACATCCGCTTCTGACGAGCGATGCGCAATGGTGGTCAACTCTGTTATTGGTTCCTTATTAATTTGTACAGGACCCCATGTCTCTACCAAATGCCAGTAGTAGAAAGCACGTAGCGTCTTAAGTTCTCCTAGGTAAGCATTTTTGTCGCCTTCCGATAGCACTGTAGTAGGTGCGGCAGTAACGTATTTGATACCTGTATTGCACACGTTAATGGCGGTGTAGAACAGTTCCCAGTATTCGTCGAAGCATGCGTTCATGGTTTCTTTTGTACTGGATGCTGCTACTTCGGGGGTAATACCAGAATAGTCGATTAATACTTTCTGTCGGTTATCGTAGCCGGTAAGCCAGGTATCTGTACCGCCTTCGCTTAGACCAAATGCTGCTTCTTTACCATACCATCCTCGGAGGTAAGCGTAGCTAGCAGCAACAAGACCGTCGAGTCCTGATTTGGTGGAGTAAACCAAATCCTCAGTAGAATTGGTTTTGTTGCTCTCCTCCAAAAAATCGGAGCAGGAGACGTTGATCAAGGCTATGAGGGCTATAAACCCAATAGTATATCTCATTTTTGTTTTCATACGTCTGTTATTTTAATATAATACAACCTAGAATTCTATGTTTAAGCCTACAATCAGCTGCTTAGCAAGGGGGCTCGATATTGCACCACCTCTCTCAGGGTCGTAGTTGTCGAGATTGCTAAACGTAAAGTAGTTTTGCATAGAACCGTATACGTACAACTTGCTCATTCCAATTTTAGACGTAAGTTTTGAGGGAAGCTGATATCCCAATGTAACCTCTTTAATCTTAAAGAATGATGCCTTCTCATAAGCTAATGCTGGCATGTCATTCTGAGAAGCAATACCTGGGCGAGGAAATTTAGCTCCCTGATTTTCTGGTGTCCAAAAATCAACAGCCGGAGAACCATCGGCTTCTGTAGGCTTATACGCCGTATTGTAATCGTACTGGATCCATTGTCCAACACGTGCATACATTAAGGCCGATAATGAGATGCCTTTGTACGAAAGCGTATTGTTCCAGCCCAAAATAAAGTTTGGACTCTGGTTGTAAATTCGCTTATCCGATTCGTTAATAACGCCATCATTGTTGCGGTCAACAATTTTAATGTCTCCTGGAACCCGGTTATAGGTTTTAGCTTTGGCCGCTTCTGCAATCGACCAGCAGCCATCTGCTTCGTAATCGTAGAAGGCACGTGCTGCTTTGCCAACGATTAACGCCATTCCAGGAAGGGATAAATCTTGATGTGCACCGCTTGCAAGCTCTACGATTTTATCACGATTCATAGAGAAAGAGAAGTTTGTATTCCACGAAAAATCATGTTTCTCAATTGCTCTAATATTTAGAGTCGCTTCAATTCCCCTATTCTCAGTAGTACCCACATTGGTTAAAACTTGAGGATACGCAGATGTGGCAGGTAATCCTTTATACAACAATAAATTGTAAGTTCTGGAGTAGTAAGCATCTACAGTAGTAGATATTCGATTGTTGAACAACGAAAGATCAAGTCCTAAATCATAGGTTTTGGTTGTCTCCCAAGTCAGATTTGGATCGCCAAAATTTGCAGGTACCTGTCCAGATATTAGACTGCTTCCAAATGAATTATACACCTTGTCGGCACCTAATACGGTAAGTGTACTATAAGGTTCAACGGCCGAGTTGCCAGATTTTCCCCAACTTGCACGTAGTTTCAAATTGCTGACTGAGTTTATTCCTTCAAAAAAAGATTCGTCAGAAATAACCCATGCGCCAGAAATGGAGGGGAAGTACCCCCATTTATTCCCTTTCGATAATGCTGATGAACCATCAGAACGTAACGACGCTGTAAGCAGGTACCGATTGAATAGCTTGTAGTTTACTCTGCCAAAGTAGGAGAGCATGTTTTTCTTTATGTAATTATTAGCAATTGTTCGTCCTCCAGGGATAATGTTCGACAATTCGTAGAACGAGTTCTTTCCATAATGATCCTGTAGACCTGTTCCTGAAAGTCCGTGCATTTCGTAGGTAGATTGATACGAACTTTGTCCTAATAAGAATTGGAAGTCATGGTTAGCACCCAGTTTTGTTGAGTAGTTTAATGTGTTTTCCCAGGTGTATGATAATGATTGGTTGTTTTGAACCTCGAAGGCAGAGCCACGACCCGATTGATAGTTTCCTGTGCACATGTAATCTTCGTACTCACCATAACGATTAGAGTTCTGATCTACCCCTAAAATGGTTTTAAAGCGTAAGTTCTTTACAATTTCCCAGTCGAGAAATACATTGCTGAAAAGTCTATTGCTTTGCGTGTTATTTTGATAATACCCAGGGACTTCATTTAGTAACGGGTTGGTGTGGCTTGTTGCTAGCTCCGACGGTTTATCAAGGATGTCCCCATTTGCAAAGTAGGGTTGAGCCAACGTGTGCATTTTTATCAGTTGCGAATAAACGTTGTCGGCTCTTCGAGCCCAATCTCTATAGGTATACTGAATGCTTGCCCCAATTTTTAAATTATTTGCAATGCTATGGTCAATGTTAAGTCTTCCATTATATCTGCTAAGGTCGTCGTTCCGAAGTAGTCCCTCTTCCTTCATGTATCCTAGCGATAGGTTAAATGAAGTTTTGCCACTCCCTCCAGAAACAGCCACTTCGTAGTTCTGTGTAGTGCTGTTGCGCATAATCATATCGAACCAATCTACTCCACCCTCTTTATAGATGTCGTAAACAGATTTTTCGTAAGGTGAGCTTACAACGGTAGATAATACCTTATCGGCAGGGTAGTCTGCTAGGTTTGTTGTTCCCCACGCTAGTGTACCTTTTTCGGCATTATAGCGTTTTCGTTCAGCTTGGAAAAGGTACTCCTCTTGAGCATTCATCAGCTTTGGTAGGTTGGTTGGGCTGTTAAACGAAAGATAAGAGTTCAGTGTAACCCTTGTTTTTCCTCCATTCTTTTCAGCACTTCCTCTTTTAGTTGTTATTATAACAACGCCATTAGCGCCCCTTGTGCCATAGATAGCAGTAGATGAAGCATCTTTTAGAACTTCCATCGATTCAATATCCGAAGAGTTGATGTCAAGCGTTGAGCCATACTCAATCCCATCAACAAGGAATAACGGAGCATTCGAGGCAATGACAGAACGATTTCCTCTCAGGCTAATGTTTATTCCAGCACCAGATTCACCGCTCGACTTCGTTATATCCAATCCTGCAACTTTACCTTGCATAGACTGTAGCGCGTTATTCGATGCTGTCTTTACAATCTCGGTGGTTTTAAGAGAAGACACTGCACCTGTTAGATCTCTTTTTTTTACAAACCCGTAACCAATGGCAACAACCTCTTCGAGTTCAACAGAGGCAGATTTCATGGTTACTACTAAATTCTTTTGTCCCTTTATAGGAACGTCCAGATTCTGCATCCCCACAAAGGAGAAACGTAGAACGGAGGTGTTCAGATCTTTCACCTTTAGCTTAAAGGTTCCATCTATGCTTGTAGATGTCCCTACAGTGGTACCCACAACCTGAACAGAAACGCCAGGCAAGAGTTCTCCCTTTTCATCTTTTACCACTCCTGCTACCTCTTGGGTTTGAGCCATTGCGCTCGAAATTCCCCAAAATGCAAGAAGCAGCAAAAATCTAATAGAAATGTTTTTCATTTAATAAAAGTTTTGTTAGGCTTAGCATTTACCTTCATTAAAACCAGAGATAACTTCATGTTGCAGATCAATCAATCATCTGTTGGGATAATGGTAGGTGTTACCGGTGCAATATAGGGTGTTATACTATTGGTAATAGAGGTTTTTTATACCAAAGATGGGTGGTAAAAATAACATTTGTTGATTTAGTTAAACTGTATATAACTTTAAGACGAGTTTGTTTAACTGATTTATTGTTTAAATATATGATTGTTGTGAATGTAGGTCAAAATTATAAAGCATTAACGACATCTATATTATAATCACAATGCAAAAGGGTGGCTCAACATTCGTTAAGCCACCCTTAAATCTGATAACTGTAAGGACTATATGCTACTTATTGTGCCTGCAAATCGATTCAACTTCTAGGCTGGCCATAATAAACGGCCCAACGCCTTTGGGATCGTTATCCCTTTTCACTTCGTTGATATAGTATTCGTAGGAACCATCGCGATAGGGATTTCCTCCAAGGCCAGCAACCGCACAGCAGCTGGTAAGGCTTATGGTTCCATCGCTATTCTTAACAATAAAATATTTGAGAATTCCGTCATATCCCTTTTTTGCAATCTTTAGATACGATTTGTCGAGATAGCCCAAACGTACTCCTTTATATAGCGCGTAGACGAACATTGATGACGCTGTTGCTTCTAAATAGTTTCCTTGTCGTGTCCCCTGGTCAAGAACCTGATACCAAACTCCAGAAGTTGGATCTTGATACTTTTTTATCCCTGCAGCAACTTGATGCAGAATGGCAATTAACTCTTCTCGACCTTTATAATCGGCAGGCATGTTGCTAAGTGCATCTACTAAGCCCATGGCATACCATCCCATAGCTCGTCCCCAGAAGTTAGGTGAACAACCTGTCTCCTTATTTGCCCAACGTTGAGCTTTTAATTCATCCCAACCATGATAGTTTAATCCCGTTTTAGGGTCGTAGGTGTGCTTGTTCACAAGTACAAATTGCTTAACAACATCGTCAAAATCAGCAGGCTGATTGTACTCCTTTGCATAAAGTGCGTAGAATGGGGCACCCATGTAGAGACCATCAAGCCACATTTGGCTGGTGTATATTTTTTTATGCCAAAAGCCGCCTTCGGTGGTTCGTGGATGTGTATCTAGCTGGTGACGTAACAAATCCACCGCCTTTTTATACTTTTCTTCTTTTGTATGGCGGTATAGGTAAATCAAAAACTTTCCTGGGTTAATCTTGTCAATGTTGTACTCTTCCAGCTTATAGGTGGCAATGGCGCCCGATTCGTCTATAAACTTATCTGCAAAACCTTTTGCATACTCGAAGAAATGCTTGTCGTTAGTACTATCGGCAAGCTGCAGCATCGCCAATGCCATTAATCCTTGGGTGTAATCCCATTTGGGGGTTGAGACGAAGTCTGCCGTCCAAAGTTCCTTATGCCTCTTCATTTCAGATTCACCCATCCATACGGAATATCTTATGCATTTTTTTTTAGGTTTTGCATCAGCAGACATGGAATGGAAGCATCCTACAACTAGGGCTAATAATAGTCCGATAACCGTAACATGTGTTTTACTCATAGCTGTGTATCTTCTTTATTATACTTATACTGAACTTTCGACTGAATACTACTTTACCTTTTTAATTTTTCGCTGCCACTTGTCGTATTTTGGATAGAGCCTCAGAGGCCATTCTCCATACCAAGCATAGCCGTTTCTTCGCTCGTACCCAATTTCGGAGATATCGTACTTTTTTACACCATCTCTGTCGCACACAAAAGGCCTCATGTCATCGAGATTATAGAAGCGTGCCCATAGAGGAGTGGCGGAAGGATCGTCAACCATACGACGATCTTTTTTGCCTTCTACGTTAGTAATCTCATCGAGCCTCTTTCCTACGATTTTTGTCTTGTCGAACCACGCCATTGCGCCATTAACTGCATTAATAACCTCGGGCGAAGGATTGGGGATGCTCATTAGAAGTACTACAATCTCGGCAGACTCAGATCCCGAAAATGATGGTAACTCGTAGGCTCTAGCCTTGGCTGGCAGCAGGGTAACTTCATCGTGCTGTGCACACCAAACAGTTGGTTTCCCATCTACGATAATCTGTGTTTTGAGAATGCAGTCAATTCCTTTATCAAACATTTTTTTCGCAGTCTCTGCGTTTTCATCAGTTGTTATTCGAGTAAATACGGTATCCCTATCGGCTATTTTTTTCAAAAGATTCATCACATTCACCATAGCATTATCATTATAGGTGATATGAGTGTAATAACCTTTTCTGTCGTAGAATTGAGGCCAGCCTCCATTGGCGAGCTGCATCTTCTGCAAAAAAAGAAATCCTTTCTGGAAGGCACTTCTATATTCATCCCGGTGTGTTACATTAAAAATTTTTGCCAGAAATGTTAGCTCGGTTGTGGTTGCTCCATTATCTATGGTTGCATCTTGTGTTACTT
This window of the uncultured Acetobacteroides sp. genome carries:
- a CDS encoding RagB/SusD family nutrient uptake outer membrane protein; translated protein: MKTKMRYTIGFIALIALINVSCSDFLEESNKTNSTEDLVYSTKSGLDGLVAASYAYLRGWYGKEAAFGLSEGGTDTWLTGYDNRQKVLIDYSGITPEVAASSTKETMNACFDEYWELFYTAINVCNTGIKYVTAAPTTVLSEGDKNAYLGELKTLRAFYYWHLVETWGPVQINKEPITELTTIAHRSSEADVYAFMLEDVNDAIAKLANKTAKTGRINLWAAKALKARLLLYKASKFNDSQAYADAAATADEVITASGCSFYSKYADCWSGANQNGISNKEVVWYIDYSSILENSIMPKRLKLDPQGKQMNWSAMMIRNAANTIGGNASHLMFVGVWNVVPATAGVLKRTDTETNKKLSYSGKTYDLGTSYQSYSKGFTRYVPSGYLLDLFNDETDQRYQASFRDAYLVAPSLQAAFNAGIAPPSGFANMRDTAIFLAKKAATPAQIARAAGRYVLFSRTDVSNSKVYPLYQDAEGTLPTIATGTAGNENYKGNRMYIQLKKFDDYTSSVISDLCERDAFVFRLAEMYLIAAEGYMMANQPNLAKSRLNDLRNARAIAGKNNTLSAAEEAQLAAKDINIILDERARELCGEQQRWFDLKRTGKLIERVTKYNGSAKNNIKAIHLLRPIPQTQMDAVTNRTQGSDPNGFWQNPGYGN
- a CDS encoding TonB-dependent receptor, which translates into the protein MKNISIRFLLLLAFWGISSAMAQTQEVAGVVKDEKGELLPGVSVQVVGTTVGTSTSIDGTFKLKVKDLNTSVLRFSFVGMQNLDVPIKGQKNLVVTMKSASVELEEVVAIGYGFVKKRDLTGAVSSLKTTEIVKTASNNALQSMQGKVAGLDITKSSGESGAGINISLRGNRSVIASNAPLFLVDGIEYGSTLDINSSDIESMEVLKDASSTAIYGTRGANGVVIITTKRGSAEKNGGKTRVTLNSYLSFNSPTNLPKLMNAQEEYLFQAERKRYNAEKGTLAWGTTNLADYPADKVLSTVVSSPYEKSVYDIYKEGGVDWFDMIMRNSTTQNYEVAVSGGSGKTSFNLSLGYMKEEGLLRNDDLSRYNGRLNIDHSIANNLKIGASIQYTYRDWARRADNVYSQLIKMHTLAQPYFANGDILDKPSELATSHTNPLLNEVPGYYQNNTQSNRLFSNVFLDWEIVKNLRFKTILGVDQNSNRYGEYEDYMCTGNYQSGRGSAFEVQNNQSLSYTWENTLNYSTKLGANHDFQFLLGQSSYQSTYEMHGLSGTGLQDHYGKNSFYELSNIIPGGRTIANNYIKKNMLSYFGRVNYKLFNRYLLTASLRSDGSSALSKGNKWGYFPSISGAWVISDESFFEGINSVSNLKLRASWGKSGNSAVEPYSTLTVLGADKVYNSFGSSLISGQVPANFGDPNLTWETTKTYDLGLDLSLFNNRISTTVDAYYSRTYNLLLYKGLPATSAYPQVLTNVGTTENRGIEATLNIRAIEKHDFSWNTNFSFSMNRDKIVELASGAHQDLSLPGMALIVGKAARAFYDYEADGCWSIAEAAKAKTYNRVPGDIKIVDRNNDGVINESDKRIYNQSPNFILGWNNTLSYKGISLSALMYARVGQWIQYDYNTAYKPTEADGSPAVDFWTPENQGAKFPRPGIASQNDMPALAYEKASFFKIKEVTLGYQLPSKLTSKIGMSKLYVYGSMQNYFTFSNLDNYDPERGGAISSPLAKQLIVGLNIEF
- a CDS encoding TonB-dependent receptor; its protein translation is MKHISMKLLLLLALWGISSAMAQAQDVSGVVKDEKGELLPGVSVQAVGTAIGTSTTIDGTFKIKVKDLNTAILRFSFIGMQNQDVHVKGQKQLTIVMKASSVQLEEVVAIGYGIQKKRDITGSVASVKSDAIASMPVASAVEAMSGRLAGVQVTSTEGSPDAEMKIRVRGGGSITGDNSPLYIVDGFPVDRISDIAPSDIESIDVLKDASSTAIYGARGANGVIIVSTKKGKEGKMSVTYNAYYGVKSIAKTLDVLKPYDYAKWQYELTLLSKDDLTSYTDYFGDYSNLTSYKNTTGTDWQDEVYGRTGYSMNHNLSLTGGSDKFSYAFSYSYLKDKAIMIGSDFNRNNFSLKLNHKPNNKITLDYSFRYSDTRINGGGLNEQNEASSADSRLKHTVIYTPVPLGISGGTDDTNEETFGDLTRPDIAIADNDRNQRRVNYNASASAAWEVFKNFTAKSEVGLDVYNTNEERFYGRSTYYVKNAPASANQGLPAAILTNNGSDRFRNTNTINYDFKSWLGSDHSLNLLLGQEMLHTSSKRLTNTVHGLPKLFTSDQAFKLTSTGAASSIDNFYNPDDNLTSFFGRANYNYKGRYILSGTFRADGSSKFAKGNRWGYFPSAAAAWRISDESFMQWTESWLNDMKIRFSYGTAGNNNIPSGLINQVFVSTNTEWINGTGNFWAPSKTMANPDLKWETTYTRNIGIDYAFLKSRLTGSFEFYMNTTKDLLIAFPVAGTGYDIQYRNMGETQNKGVEFSMNWIAFDKKDFGLNFNFNIGFNRNKIENLGKTMKDFTAASGWASTDIGADYIIATGGSVGEMYGYKSAGRYEVSDFENYDAVKKIWTLKQGVADASGVVGTIRPGSMKLQDLDGNGKVDINDRTSIGNANPKHTGGFSVNTRYKGFDLSAVFNWSYGNDVYNANKIEFTSTSKYQYRNMIDDMADGKRWTNVDTDGNLVNDPTKLAEMNTKTTMWSPYTGRFIFSDWAVEDGSFLRLSTLTLGYNLPSLMLKKVKINSLRFYVTAYNVFCLTNYSGFDPEASTRRQTALTPGVDYSAYPKSRQVVFGVNLAF
- a CDS encoding glycoside hydrolase family 88 protein — protein: MSKTHVTVIGLLLALVVGCFHSMSADAKPKKKCIRYSVWMGESEMKRHKELWTADFVSTPKWDYTQGLMALAMLQLADSTNDKHFFEYAKGFADKFIDESGAIATYKLEEYNIDKINPGKFLIYLYRHTKEEKYKKAVDLLRHQLDTHPRTTEGGFWHKKIYTSQMWLDGLYMGAPFYALYAKEYNQPADFDDVVKQFVLVNKHTYDPKTGLNYHGWDELKAQRWANKETGCSPNFWGRAMGWYAMGLVDALSNMPADYKGREELIAILHQVAAGIKKYQDPTSGVWYQVLDQGTRQGNYLEATASSMFVYALYKGVRLGYLDKSYLKIAKKGYDGILKYFIVKNSDGTISLTSCCAVAGLGGNPYRDGSYEYYINEVKRDNDPKGVGPFIMASLEVESICRHNK